Proteins from one Acidimicrobiales bacterium genomic window:
- a CDS encoding AMP-binding protein — protein sequence MNLATILDPHPDDAPALISRGRTTSYGVLRDQAARLAGGLQGLGIEPGDRVALVCANNWYFVVAYLAALRAGAVVVPLNPLNPPRALQGQLAVVGARAAIVGPSAGSALASVDRAALPELRHVISTAPEATSGDDDLVALDDLLAAEPAPLVERDDDDVAVLMFTSGTAGAPRPAMLGHGNLRANIDQVLSVPQAERVEGDVSLCVLPLFHIMGLNAILGVALRAGTAVLLMERFDPQSAAEAIARHRVTLVAGAPAMWAAWANLPGLPADAFAEVRVATSGAAALPVEVAERMRERFAVEVVEGYGLTEASPVVTSALGLDCKRGSIGSPLDGVEVRLVDADDEDVLVGDEGEIWVRGANVFLGYWGDPEGQCPALTGDGWLRTGDVGVVDDDGHLFLVDRAKDLIIVSGFNVFPAEVEDVLLEHPSIEGCAVVGVPHPYSGEAVKAFVVVAPGRSVEEDDVNTFCASHLPRYKCPEKVLFVDELPHGLTGKVLRRELRDAVPT from the coding sequence GTGAACCTGGCCACCATCCTCGATCCCCACCCGGACGACGCCCCGGCGCTGATCAGCCGGGGCCGCACCACGTCCTACGGGGTGCTGCGGGACCAGGCCGCCCGGCTGGCCGGTGGCCTCCAGGGCCTGGGGATCGAGCCCGGCGACCGGGTGGCCCTGGTGTGCGCCAACAACTGGTACTTCGTGGTGGCCTACCTGGCCGCCCTCCGGGCCGGGGCCGTGGTGGTGCCGCTGAACCCGTTGAACCCGCCCCGGGCCCTGCAGGGCCAGCTGGCCGTGGTGGGGGCCCGGGCCGCCATCGTGGGCCCCTCGGCCGGCAGCGCCCTGGCCTCGGTGGACCGGGCCGCCCTGCCCGAGCTGCGCCACGTGATCTCCACCGCGCCGGAGGCGACCAGCGGGGACGACGACCTGGTGGCCCTGGACGACCTGCTGGCGGCCGAGCCGGCCCCGTTGGTCGAGCGCGACGACGACGACGTGGCCGTCCTCATGTTCACCAGCGGCACCGCCGGCGCGCCCCGCCCCGCCATGCTGGGCCACGGCAACCTGCGGGCCAACATCGACCAGGTCCTCTCCGTGCCCCAGGCCGAACGGGTGGAGGGGGACGTGAGCCTGTGCGTGCTGCCCCTGTTCCACATCATGGGCCTCAACGCCATCCTCGGCGTGGCCCTGCGGGCCGGCACCGCGGTGCTGCTGATGGAGCGCTTCGACCCCCAGTCGGCGGCCGAGGCCATCGCCCGCCACCGGGTGACCCTGGTGGCCGGGGCCCCCGCCATGTGGGCGGCCTGGGCCAACCTGCCCGGCCTCCCGGCCGACGCCTTCGCCGAGGTGCGGGTGGCCACCTCGGGGGCGGCGGCCCTGCCGGTGGAGGTGGCCGAGCGCATGCGGGAGCGCTTCGCGGTCGAGGTGGTCGAGGGCTACGGCCTGACCGAGGCGTCGCCGGTGGTCACCTCGGCCCTGGGGCTCGACTGCAAGCGGGGCTCCATCGGCTCCCCGCTCGACGGGGTGGAGGTCCGCCTGGTCGACGCCGACGACGAGGACGTCCTGGTGGGTGACGAGGGCGAGATCTGGGTCCGGGGCGCCAACGTGTTCCTGGGCTACTGGGGCGACCCGGAGGGCCAGTGCCCGGCCCTGACCGGCGACGGCTGGTTGCGGACCGGCGACGTGGGCGTGGTCGACGACGACGGCCACCTGTTCCTGGTCGACCGGGCCAAGGACCTCATCATCGTGTCGGGGTTCAACGTGTTCCCGGCCGAGGTCGAGGACGTGCTGCTGGAGCACCCGTCCATCGAGGGCTGCGCGGTGGTGGGCGTGCCCCACCCCTACTCGGGCGAGGCGGTGAAGGCCTTCGTGGTGGTGGCCCCGGGCCGGTCCGTCGAGGAGGACGACGTGAACACCTTCTGCGCCTCCCATCTGCCCCGGTACAAGTGCCCCGAGAAGGTGCTCTTCGTCGACGAGCTGCCCCACGGCCTGACCGGCAAGGTCCTCCGCCGCGAGCTCCGCGACGCCGTGCCCACCTGA
- a CDS encoding metalloregulator ArsR/SmtB family transcription factor has product MAEPSPEPPEEALPVEAASHLLRALANPHRVAIVMELAGGDRCVHELVAALHLPQPLVSQHLRVLRDERLVEGRRRGREVAYALTDRHVAHIVGDAVAHVAERTDAGSA; this is encoded by the coding sequence GTGGCCGAGCCCTCCCCCGAGCCCCCCGAGGAGGCGCTGCCCGTCGAGGCCGCCTCCCACCTGCTCCGGGCCCTGGCCAACCCCCACCGGGTGGCCATCGTGATGGAGCTGGCGGGGGGCGACCGGTGCGTCCACGAGCTGGTGGCCGCCCTGCACCTGCCCCAGCCCCTGGTGTCCCAGCACCTGCGGGTGCTGCGCGACGAGCGGCTGGTCGAGGGCCGCCGGCGGGGCCGCGAGGTGGCCTACGCCCTCACCGACCGGCATGTGGCCCACATCGTGGGCGATGCCGTGGCCCACGTGGCCGAGCGGACCGACGCGGGATCGGCCTGA
- the proC gene encoding pyrroline-5-carboxylate reductase, with amino-acid sequence MARLLVIGGGRMGEALVGGLVGSGWASAAEIAVAEVDAGRRAELAAAHPGLAVGDDVVPTDAAVVAVKPADAPAAAEAAGRAGARRVLSIAAGVTTAALEAALPPGTAVVRAMPNTPALVGAGASAIAPGAAASDADLAWAEEVLGAVGQVVRVPEAHLDAVTGLSGSGPAYVFLVAEALIDAGVLAGLPRPTSRTLAVQTLLGAARLLDETGETPEVLRAQVTSPGGTTAAGLRALEAGGVRSAVIDAVMAATERSRALGSA; translated from the coding sequence ATGGCACGACTGCTGGTCATCGGGGGCGGGCGCATGGGCGAGGCCCTGGTCGGCGGGCTCGTCGGCTCGGGCTGGGCCTCGGCGGCGGAGATCGCCGTGGCCGAGGTCGACGCCGGCCGGCGGGCCGAGCTGGCCGCCGCCCACCCCGGCCTGGCCGTGGGCGACGACGTGGTCCCAACCGACGCCGCGGTGGTGGCGGTCAAGCCGGCCGACGCCCCGGCCGCGGCCGAGGCCGCAGGCCGGGCCGGGGCCCGCCGGGTGCTGTCCATCGCCGCCGGCGTGACCACCGCAGCCCTGGAGGCCGCCCTGCCCCCGGGCACCGCGGTGGTGCGGGCCATGCCCAACACCCCGGCCCTGGTGGGCGCCGGGGCCTCGGCCATCGCCCCCGGCGCCGCCGCCTCCGACGCCGACCTGGCCTGGGCCGAGGAGGTCCTGGGGGCGGTGGGCCAGGTGGTCCGGGTGCCGGAGGCTCACCTCGACGCCGTCACCGGCCTGTCGGGCTCGGGCCCGGCGTACGTCTTCCTGGTGGCCGAGGCCCTGATCGACGCCGGGGTGCTGGCCGGCCTGCCCCGGCCCACCAGCCGGACCCTGGCCGTGCAGACCCTGCTGGGGGCGGCCCGCCTGCTGGACGAGACGGGGGAGACCCCCGAGGTGCTCCGGGCCCAGGTCACCTCCCCGGGGGGCACCACCGCGGCCGGGCTGCGGGCCCTGGAGGCCGGGGGGGTGCGCAGTGCGGTGATCGACGCGGTGATGGCCGCCACCGAGCGGTCCCGGGCGCTGGGCTCGGCATGA
- a CDS encoding helix-turn-helix transcriptional regulator, protein MSGPASELEQRWRDLGEFIREQRRIGHLSLRKLSEMAGVSNPYLSQIERGLRKPSAEILQQIARALEISSETLYVRAGILEERPDEADLVGEIRRDPWIDEDQKRTLIQIYESFRAAAHPGGTAAGAGTDGVDGTSAESVGATPG, encoded by the coding sequence ATGTCGGGGCCGGCGTCCGAGCTCGAGCAGAGGTGGCGTGACCTCGGGGAGTTCATCCGCGAGCAGCGACGCATCGGCCACCTGTCCCTGCGGAAGCTCTCGGAGATGGCGGGGGTGTCGAACCCGTACCTGAGCCAGATCGAGCGGGGACTGCGCAAGCCCTCGGCCGAGATCCTCCAGCAGATCGCCCGGGCCCTGGAGATCAGCTCCGAGACCCTGTACGTGCGGGCCGGCATCCTCGAGGAGCGGCCCGACGAGGCCGACCTGGTGGGGGAGATCCGCCGCGACCCCTGGATCGACGAGGACCAGAAGCGCACCCTGATCCAGATCTACGAGTCGTTCCGGGCCGCGGCCCACCCGGGCGGGACGGCGGCCGGGGCCGGGACCGATGGGGTCGACGGGACGTCGGCGGAATCGGTCGGGGCCACGCCGGGTTGA
- a CDS encoding YbjN domain-containing protein, producing the protein METPPATPTELDALAERIQGWLEELQAGNPLIEDVTRDDTGPRRWFVRLAGEQRDHTTVWLHLRQRSLHHETYVLPAPVDEPGRFYEHLLRRNLRLRGLAFAIGEEDAAYLVGEVPVSTLDLDEIDRLLGLHHEAVELCFRPALRLGFASLLS; encoded by the coding sequence ATGGAGACGCCTCCGGCCACGCCCACCGAGCTCGACGCGCTGGCCGAGCGGATCCAGGGCTGGCTGGAGGAGCTCCAGGCCGGGAACCCCTTGATCGAGGACGTGACCCGCGACGACACCGGCCCCCGCCGGTGGTTCGTCCGCCTGGCCGGGGAGCAGCGGGACCACACCACGGTGTGGCTCCACCTGCGGCAGCGGTCCCTCCACCACGAGACCTACGTGCTGCCCGCCCCGGTCGACGAGCCGGGCCGGTTCTACGAGCACCTGCTGCGCCGCAACCTGCGCCTGCGGGGCCTGGCCTTCGCCATCGGGGAGGAGGACGCCGCCTACCTGGTGGGAGAGGTGCCGGTGTCCACGTTGGACCTGGACGAGATCGACCGGCTGCTCGGCCTCCACCACGAGGCGGTGGAGCTGTGCTTCCGCCCCGCCCTCCGGCTGGGCTTCGCCTCCCTCCTCTCGTAA
- a CDS encoding serine hydrolase: MHRRPRLVSLAAVAVAAGLALGGAVGPGPVGAQAPDPGDPTVTTAPIAPPRASIVVDVDSGRVVLASGAREAVPPASTTKILTALLAVQRLGLDTDVTVPPEAVFATPRRLQLEPGSVWEVEDLLYAALHCSCNDAAWTLGQVAGGGTMAGFEVAAAELAAQLGLADQPVLRDPAGLDGPASISGGNLISARDLAIAGRAFLADPELAAIAADEGHEWVGGDGRPHAVTNLNQFLGRYEGAFGLKTGSTSRAGLTFVAAAEQGDRRLLAVVLGSQNHYADARALLDRGFLLAAAGEVTDDVLPPVPDALGGQPTTTTTTGTTTEAGPATAPATGPGDGGDTDGGGVLRSRPPTDRPGADTSGDAARRVVWFAVGLVAALVVLALAVAARRRLRPPGIDRRPARPRRRPRRARAAVPDEA, encoded by the coding sequence ATGCACCGGCGCCCGCGGCTCGTCTCCCTGGCCGCGGTGGCCGTCGCCGCCGGCCTGGCCCTCGGGGGGGCGGTGGGACCGGGCCCGGTCGGGGCCCAGGCCCCCGACCCGGGCGACCCCACCGTCACCACTGCGCCCATCGCCCCGCCCCGGGCCTCGATCGTGGTCGACGTCGACAGCGGGCGGGTGGTCCTGGCCTCCGGTGCCCGGGAGGCGGTGCCGCCGGCCAGCACCACCAAGATCCTCACCGCCCTGCTGGCCGTGCAGCGCCTGGGCCTCGACACCGACGTCACCGTGCCCCCCGAGGCCGTGTTCGCCACCCCCCGGCGGCTCCAGCTCGAGCCCGGTTCGGTCTGGGAGGTGGAGGACCTGCTCTACGCCGCCCTCCACTGCTCGTGCAACGACGCGGCGTGGACGCTGGGTCAGGTGGCCGGCGGGGGCACGATGGCCGGGTTCGAGGTGGCGGCGGCCGAGCTGGCCGCCCAGCTCGGCCTGGCCGACCAGCCGGTGCTGCGGGACCCGGCCGGCCTCGACGGGCCGGCCTCCATCAGCGGCGGCAACCTGATCAGCGCCCGCGACCTGGCCATCGCCGGCCGGGCCTTCCTGGCCGACCCCGAGCTGGCCGCCATCGCCGCCGACGAGGGCCACGAGTGGGTGGGCGGTGACGGCCGCCCCCACGCGGTCACCAACCTCAACCAGTTCCTGGGGCGCTACGAGGGGGCCTTCGGCCTGAAGACGGGGTCGACGTCGCGGGCCGGCCTGACCTTCGTGGCCGCCGCCGAACAGGGCGACCGCCGGCTCCTGGCCGTCGTCCTCGGTTCGCAGAACCACTACGCCGACGCCCGGGCCCTGCTCGACCGGGGCTTCCTGCTGGCCGCCGCCGGCGAGGTCACCGACGACGTGCTGCCCCCCGTCCCCGACGCCCTGGGCGGCCAGCCCACCACGACCACCACCACCGGCACCACGACCGAGGCGGGTCCGGCGACGGCGCCGGCCACCGGGCCCGGGGACGGGGGAGACACCGACGGTGGCGGCGTGCTGCGCTCCCGGCCGCCGACGGATCGGCCCGGCGCCGACACCTCCGGCGACGCGGCCCGGCGGGTGGTCTGGTTCGCCGTGGGCCTGGTGGCGGCCCTGGTCGTCCTGGCCCTGGCCGTGGCGGCGCGGCGCCGCCTGCGCCCCCCCGGCATCGACCGGCGCCCGGCTCGTCCCCGCCGCCGCCCCCGGCGGGCGCGGGCGGCGGTGCCCGACGAGGCGTGA
- a CDS encoding histidine phosphatase family protein, protein MPPVHVLLVRHGESTWNAEARWQGQADPPLSDRGRDQARAAARALPPVDRVVASDLARARLTAELLAAATGRAVEVEPRLRERDAGAFSGLTRAEIHLRFPGALPDDPARAPGTEADGLVAPPGWEPADTLAARAWAALDELARTPGPGATVVAVSHSGLIYAVEDRFTDVRQRIANLEGRWLHHDGRAWSLGDRQLLLDPAHDEVTRPGQI, encoded by the coding sequence GTGCCCCCCGTCCACGTCCTGCTGGTCCGGCACGGGGAGTCGACCTGGAACGCCGAGGCCCGCTGGCAGGGGCAGGCCGACCCACCGCTCTCGGACCGGGGCCGGGACCAGGCCCGGGCCGCGGCCCGGGCCCTGCCCCCCGTGGACCGGGTGGTGGCCTCCGACCTGGCCCGGGCCCGGCTCACGGCCGAGCTGCTGGCGGCGGCCACCGGGCGGGCCGTGGAGGTCGAGCCCCGGCTGCGGGAGCGGGACGCCGGGGCGTTCTCGGGCCTGACCAGGGCCGAGATCCACCTCCGGTTCCCCGGCGCCCTCCCCGACGACCCGGCCCGGGCGCCGGGCACCGAGGCCGACGGGCTGGTGGCCCCGCCGGGCTGGGAGCCGGCCGACACCCTGGCCGCCCGGGCCTGGGCCGCCCTCGACGAGCTGGCCCGGACACCGGGCCCGGGGGCGACGGTGGTGGCCGTGAGCCACAGCGGCCTGATCTACGCCGTCGAGGACCGCTTCACCGACGTCCGGCAGCGGATCGCCAACCTGGAGGGGCGCTGGCTGCACCACGACGGCCGGGCCTGGTCCCTCGGTGACCGCCAGCTGCTGCTCGACCCGGCCCACGACGAGGTCACCCGGCCGGGCCAGATCTGA
- a CDS encoding glycosyltransferase has translation MTLLSLHTSPLVQPGLGDSGGMNVYVREMAAGLAHAGHDCTVYVRTDADGLPDRVEVEPGVAVVHVAAGPPALAKEELPSVVDTWADAVRADVEARGGTDVLHSNYWLSGVAGHRLKHALDVPLVSTFHTLARVKAAAGDPEPESRARAEAAVMACSDTVLASCRAEADQLAGLYAVPRSRIALVSPGVEHALFSPGPRAGARAALADLDLGDRPVVLFVGRVQRLKGIDVAVAALARVASGDAVLVVCGGPSGAEGAATLDDIGARAAALGVADRVRVVPPRPHHELSTLYRAADVVVAPSRSESFGLVALEAAACGRPVVAAEVGGLATLVDHGRTGLLVPSRDPGAWAAALDAVLGDRSAAEAMGRAGARRAAAYGWAAAARRLAAVYAEVAARGPLDCAA, from the coding sequence GTGACGCTCCTCAGCCTGCACACCTCGCCCCTGGTCCAGCCGGGCCTGGGCGACAGCGGGGGCATGAACGTCTACGTGCGGGAGATGGCCGCCGGCCTGGCCCACGCCGGCCACGACTGCACCGTCTACGTGCGCACCGACGCCGACGGGCTGCCGGATCGGGTCGAGGTCGAGCCGGGCGTGGCCGTGGTCCACGTGGCCGCCGGCCCCCCCGCCCTGGCCAAGGAGGAGCTGCCCTCGGTGGTCGACACGTGGGCCGACGCCGTCCGGGCCGACGTCGAGGCCCGGGGCGGGACCGACGTCCTCCACTCCAACTACTGGCTCTCGGGGGTGGCTGGGCACCGCCTGAAGCACGCCCTCGACGTCCCCCTGGTGTCCACGTTCCACACCCTGGCCCGGGTGAAGGCGGCGGCCGGCGACCCGGAGCCCGAGTCCCGGGCCCGGGCCGAGGCGGCGGTGATGGCCTGCTCCGACACCGTGCTGGCCAGCTGCCGGGCCGAGGCTGACCAGCTGGCCGGCCTGTACGCCGTGCCCCGCTCCCGCATCGCCCTGGTGTCCCCCGGCGTGGAGCACGCCCTGTTCTCACCCGGTCCCCGGGCCGGGGCCCGGGCCGCCCTGGCCGACCTGGACCTGGGGGACCGGCCGGTGGTGCTGTTCGTGGGCCGGGTCCAGCGCCTCAAGGGCATCGACGTGGCGGTGGCGGCCCTGGCCCGGGTGGCCTCCGGCGACGCCGTGCTGGTGGTCTGCGGGGGCCCCAGCGGGGCCGAGGGCGCCGCCACCCTGGACGACATCGGCGCCCGGGCCGCCGCCCTGGGGGTGGCCGACCGCGTGCGGGTGGTGCCGCCCCGCCCCCACCACGAGCTCTCGACCCTGTACCGGGCGGCCGACGTGGTGGTGGCCCCCAGCCGGTCCGAGTCGTTCGGGCTGGTGGCCCTGGAGGCGGCGGCCTGCGGGCGCCCGGTGGTGGCCGCCGAGGTGGGCGGCCTGGCCACCCTGGTCGACCACGGCCGCACCGGCCTGCTGGTGCCGTCACGGGATCCCGGGGCGTGGGCCGCGGCCCTCGACGCGGTGCTCGGCGACCGGTCGGCGGCCGAGGCCATGGGCCGGGCCGGGGCCCGGCGGGCCGCGGCCTACGGCTGGGCGGCGGCGGCCCGGCGCCTGGCCGCGGTGTACGCCGAGGTGGCGGCCCGGGGGCCCCTCGACTGCGCGGCCTGA
- a CDS encoding SAM-dependent chlorinase/fluorinase yields MSAPRFSTISFLSDYGHADEFVGVVHSVIRTLAPHVAVVDVGHGVPAHDVRAGGLQLARTVQYLAPGVVLAVVDPGVGTARRGIAVEVGDGASVLVGPDNGLLAPAVAMVGGATRVVELTSPTHRLEAPGPTFDGRDVFAPAAAHLCLGVPLDELGPEVDAATLRPGLVPLPQPEDGGLGAEVLWVDRYGNAQLNVGPDELDELGPEAAEVVAVRVEGTTRTARRARAYGDLAPGVLGLAVDSYGLLALVLDRRSAAAELGLAAGDGVTLLPVDEDGAGAEPSPGAAQPVELRRRG; encoded by the coding sequence ATGAGCGCTCCTCGCTTCTCCACCATCTCGTTCCTGTCCGACTACGGCCACGCCGACGAGTTCGTCGGGGTCGTCCACTCGGTCATCCGCACGCTGGCCCCCCACGTGGCGGTGGTCGACGTGGGCCACGGCGTCCCGGCCCACGACGTGCGGGCCGGCGGCCTCCAGCTGGCCCGGACCGTGCAGTACCTGGCTCCCGGGGTGGTGCTGGCCGTGGTCGACCCCGGCGTGGGCACCGCCCGCCGGGGCATCGCCGTCGAGGTCGGTGACGGCGCCTCGGTGCTGGTCGGGCCGGACAACGGCCTCCTGGCCCCGGCGGTGGCCATGGTCGGGGGCGCCACCAGGGTGGTGGAGCTCACCTCGCCGACCCACCGCCTGGAGGCCCCGGGCCCCACCTTCGACGGGCGCGACGTGTTCGCCCCTGCCGCCGCCCACCTGTGCCTGGGGGTGCCGCTCGACGAGCTGGGGCCCGAGGTCGACGCCGCCACCCTCCGCCCCGGCCTGGTGCCCCTGCCCCAGCCCGAGGACGGGGGCCTGGGGGCCGAGGTGCTGTGGGTCGACCGCTACGGCAACGCCCAGCTCAACGTGGGCCCCGACGAGCTCGACGAGCTGGGGCCCGAGGCGGCCGAGGTGGTGGCCGTGCGGGTCGAGGGCACCACCCGCACCGCCCGCCGGGCCCGGGCCTACGGCGACCTGGCCCCCGGGGTGCTGGGCCTGGCCGTCGACTCCTACGGGCTGCTGGCCCTGGTGCTCGACCGGCGCTCGGCCGCGGCCGAGCTGGGCCTGGCCGCCGGCGATGGCGTCACCCTGTTGCCCGTGGATGAGGATGGCGCCGGGGCCGAGCCGTCGCCCGGTGCGGCCCAGCCCGTCGAGCTCCGGAGGAGGGGCTGA
- a CDS encoding MoaD/ThiS family protein: protein MAVLRLFAAAREAAGTATDEVPGETIDEVLVAARARYGSGFADVLAASRVWCNGEPAAGADPVGPADEVAVLPPVSGGSEGPEPPPRVRPRPVRGPGAPDDPAPAPRRRSRPDDPRPAARARPAPAPRRDRPAPGAPPPRDRSAPGGPAARRDRPAPAPPRRRPPRPTAGADRPVAPWDVATAARPAADGPAAASPPPAPAPAATAPAPTGPAPTRGRPAPAPRGRRRAPVDSAPPPAPAPAAPGPVVPAPGPVAGPPSGALTRTAAVAGTPMAGADPAGGSAQAGRLTRMRSVAVPVTGQVRVWGKERQVSGARTRTTGFGRRYAVVYDTEGWKVTLGMAWFVVALAATIEGWAPLSLLYGVAAGWAALEVARRRREVGGGPHPWVAALGGGAVAAAGAGGSALLGLAVLGLVLAAGAVAALGPGGRSGAVPTAAATVLCALPVGLAAACLVLTRDLEIGAAITLLVFVSCYEAGDFLIGSGASNSIEGPLVGIVTVVVAAVVVAVLHVPPFDGQPVFTFAALAAVACPVGQLVASGLLPASDARAPALRRLDSLLVLAPLWCWAVGLLIDSQA from the coding sequence ATGGCTGTGCTGAGGCTCTTCGCCGCCGCCCGCGAGGCCGCCGGCACCGCGACCGACGAGGTGCCGGGCGAGACCATCGACGAGGTGCTGGTCGCGGCGCGGGCCCGCTACGGCTCCGGGTTCGCCGATGTGCTGGCGGCCAGCCGCGTCTGGTGCAACGGCGAGCCGGCGGCCGGGGCCGATCCGGTGGGCCCGGCGGACGAGGTGGCGGTGCTGCCGCCGGTGTCCGGGGGCAGCGAGGGGCCCGAGCCCCCGCCCCGGGTCCGCCCCCGGCCCGTGCGGGGACCCGGCGCCCCCGACGACCCCGCCCCGGCGCCCCGGCGCCGGAGCCGGCCCGACGATCCCCGGCCGGCGGCCCGGGCCCGCCCGGCCCCGGCGCCACGCCGCGACCGTCCGGCCCCCGGTGCCCCCCCGCCCCGCGACCGCTCGGCTCCGGGCGGCCCGGCCGCCCGCCGGGACCGCCCGGCCCCGGCGCCGCCTCGTCGTCGCCCGCCCCGGCCCACCGCCGGGGCCGACCGGCCCGTCGCCCCCTGGGACGTGGCCACTGCGGCCCGGCCGGCGGCTGACGGGCCCGCCGCCGCCTCGCCGCCGCCCGCCCCGGCCCCGGCCGCCACCGCTCCGGCCCCGACCGGGCCCGCCCCGACCCGTGGCCGCCCAGCCCCCGCCCCCCGGGGTCGCCGCCGGGCCCCGGTCGACAGCGCCCCCCCACCCGCTCCTGCCCCCGCCGCCCCGGGCCCCGTCGTCCCGGCCCCCGGCCCGGTGGCCGGGCCGCCATCCGGCGCTCTGACCCGGACGGCGGCCGTGGCCGGGACGCCCATGGCCGGGGCCGACCCCGCCGGGGGATCGGCCCAGGCCGGCCGGCTGACCCGCATGCGGTCGGTGGCCGTGCCGGTGACTGGCCAGGTCCGGGTGTGGGGCAAGGAGCGGCAGGTCAGCGGGGCTCGGACCCGCACCACGGGCTTCGGGCGGCGCTACGCGGTGGTCTACGACACGGAGGGGTGGAAGGTCACCCTGGGCATGGCCTGGTTCGTGGTCGCCCTGGCCGCCACCATCGAGGGCTGGGCCCCGCTGTCGCTGCTCTACGGCGTGGCCGCCGGCTGGGCCGCCCTGGAGGTGGCCCGGCGCCGCCGCGAGGTCGGGGGTGGGCCCCACCCGTGGGTGGCCGCCCTGGGCGGTGGTGCGGTGGCGGCGGCCGGCGCCGGAGGCTCGGCGCTGCTGGGCCTCGCCGTCCTGGGGCTGGTCCTGGCGGCCGGGGCGGTGGCCGCCCTGGGCCCCGGGGGCCGGTCCGGCGCGGTGCCGACCGCGGCGGCGACGGTGCTCTGCGCCCTGCCCGTGGGCCTGGCCGCGGCGTGCCTGGTCCTGACCCGCGACCTGGAGATCGGCGCCGCCATCACCCTGCTGGTGTTCGTGTCCTGCTACGAGGCCGGTGACTTCCTCATCGGCTCGGGGGCGTCCAACAGCATCGAGGGCCCGCTGGTGGGCATCGTGACCGTGGTGGTGGCGGCCGTGGTGGTGGCCGTGCTCCACGTCCCGCCCTTCGACGGCCAGCCGGTGTTCACCTTCGCGGCTCTGGCCGCAGTGGCCTGCCCGGTCGGCCAGCTGGTGGCCTCGGGCCTGCTGCCGGCATCCGATGCCCGGGCCCCGGCGCTCCGCCGCCTGGACTCGCTGCTGGTGCTGGCCCCGCTCTGGTGCTGGGCCGTGGGGCTGCTGATCGACAGCCAGGCCTGA
- a CDS encoding SDR family NAD(P)-dependent oxidoreductase → MEIRGARVLVTGASGGLGHAIARDLAGRGAELVLTARRTAVIEALAEELGAETVTADLTDRADVERLAGLAAEADVLVANAGIGADKGVEEVEPADVDASIDVNLRAPILLATAFVQGHRASGAAGHVVMIGSLSGLAPSPGTNMYNATKFGLRGFALSLRQDLHGSPVGLSIVEPGFIRGAGMFHDGDIDLPPGVRTSTPDDVARGVARAIERDVAEVFVAPPEMRVASTLASVAPGLTAAVMRKVDAGGRVKGPTSS, encoded by the coding sequence ATGGAGATCCGCGGCGCGCGCGTGTTGGTGACGGGGGCGAGCGGGGGCCTGGGTCACGCCATCGCCCGGGACCTGGCCGGCCGGGGGGCCGAGCTGGTCCTGACCGCCCGGCGCACCGCGGTGATCGAGGCCCTGGCCGAGGAGCTGGGCGCCGAGACCGTCACCGCGGACCTGACCGACCGGGCCGACGTCGAGCGCCTGGCCGGCCTGGCCGCCGAGGCCGACGTGCTGGTGGCCAACGCCGGCATCGGCGCCGACAAGGGGGTGGAGGAGGTGGAGCCGGCCGACGTCGACGCCTCCATCGACGTCAACCTGCGGGCCCCCATCCTCCTGGCCACCGCCTTCGTGCAGGGCCACCGGGCCTCGGGGGCGGCCGGGCACGTGGTCATGATCGGGTCGCTGTCCGGGTTGGCCCCGTCGCCGGGCACCAACATGTACAACGCCACCAAGTTCGGCCTGCGGGGCTTCGCCCTGTCGCTGCGCCAGGACCTGCACGGCTCCCCGGTCGGGTTGAGCATCGTGGAGCCCGGGTTCATCCGGGGCGCCGGCATGTTCCACGACGGCGACATCGACCTGCCCCCCGGGGTCCGCACCTCGACCCCCGACGACGTGGCCCGGGGCGTGGCCCGGGCCATCGAGCGCGACGTGGCCGAGGTGTTCGTGGCACCGCCCGAGATGCGGGTGGCCTCGACCCTGGCCTCGGTCGCCCCGGGGCTGACGGCGGCGGTGATGCGCAAGGTCGACGCCGGCGGCCGGGTCAAGGGCCCCACCTCCTCCTGA